The following proteins are encoded in a genomic region of Corylus avellana chromosome ca4, CavTom2PMs-1.0:
- the LOC132177648 gene encoding acylamino-acid-releasing enzyme isoform X1 — protein sequence MARLQCISTSYWCVNVKSNLFRPPFPLPISSRRLTLLRPTSLFSRRLSASLAMDDSKSGPIKEMPLGLDAATEEEYASQSKLLQEFSSISNIDKAWIFKSDGGIGSQAMFSISQANLLANKRRKCIISAHISQETKGTVSFQWAPFPVEMTGVSTIVPSPSGSKLLVLRNPENESPSKFEIWGSSQLEKEFHIPQSVHGPVYTDGWFEGVSWNSDETLIAYVAEEPSPSKPTFNDLGYKKGGSTDKDCGSWKGQGDWEEDWGETYGGKRQPALFVININSGEVQAVKGIEKSLSVGQVVWAPSTKGACQYLVFVGWSSDTRKLGIKYCYNRPCALYAVRAPLFKSEASGLELKDGSNEDMPIVNLTQHISSAFFPRFSPDGNFLVFLSARSSVDSGAHCATESLHRIDWPTDVKLWPSAKIVDVIPVVMCADDGCFPGLYFSSVLSDPWLPDGCTMIISSIWGSSQVILSVNVLSGEVLRISPADSNFSWDVLTLDGNNIVAVSSSPVDVPQIKYGCIVEKANKAAAWSWLDVSSSKFKSSEKVKSLLSSLQFSIMKIPVKDVSDGLTKGASKPFEAIFVSSNSKESDACNPLIVILHGGPHSVLISSFSKSLAFLSSIGYNLLIVNYRGSLGFGEEALQSLPGKVGSQDVNDVLTAIDHVIDKGLASPSKITVLGGSHGGFLTTHLIGQAPDKFVAAAVRNPVCNIALMVGTTDIPDWCYVEAFGIKGKYSFTEAPPAEQLTLFHSKSPISHLSKVKTPILFLLGAQDLRVPVSNGLQYARALKEKGGVVKVIVFPNDAHGIERPQSDFESFLNIGVWFRKYCK from the exons ATGGCCAGGTTGCAATGCATCAGTACCTCATATTGGTGCGTGAACGTTAAGTCAAACTTGTTTCGCCCTCCATTCCCTCTTCCTATCTCATCTCGTCGTCTCACTCTTCTAAGACCAACTTCTCTCTTCTCAAG AAGACTTTCAGCCTCTTTAGCCATGGATGATTCTAAATCTGGCCCAATAAAGGAAATGCCACTGGGATTAGATGCTGCAACGGAGGAAGAATATGCTTCACAATCTAAGCTACTTCAAGAGTTTTCTAGTATCTCCAACATTGACAAGGCATGGATTTTCAAGTCCGATGGTG GAATAGGTTCTCAGGCAATGTTTTCAATTAGCCAAGCAAATCTTTTGGCAAACAAGAGGAGGAAATGTATTATATCTGCTCATATATCTCAAGAAACTAAGGGTACAGTAAGCTTTCAATGGGCCCCATTTCCTGTTGAGATGACAGGAGTTTCTACAATTGTTCCATCACCATCAGGTTCAAAGCTTCTTGTACTTCGCAACCCTGAAAATGAGTCTCCttcgaaatttgaaatttggggTTCATCTCAGTTGGAAAAGGAGTTTCACATTCCTCAATCTGTTCATGGCCCAGTATATACTGATGGATG GTTTGAGGGGGTTTCTTGGAATTCTGATGAAACTCTTATTGCATATGTTGCTGAGGAACCGTCCCCCTCCAAGCCCACGTTTAATGACCTTGGCTACAAGAAAGGTGGTTCCACCGATAAGGATTGCGGCAGCTGGAAAGGTCAAGGGGATTGGGAGGAGGACTGGGGAGAAACCTATGGAGGAAAAAGGCAGCCTGCGCTTTTTGTCATCAATATTAACAG TGGAGAGGTACAGGCTGTTAAAGGAATTGAGAAGTCTTTGAGTGTTGGCCAAGTTGTGTGGGCTCCATCAACTAAAGGCGCGTGTCaatatttggtttttgttgggTGGTCGTCGGATACAAGAAAGCTTGGTATAAAGTACTGCTATAACAGGCCCTGTGCATTATATGCAGTTAGGGCACCGCTTTTTAAGTCAGAAGCCAGTGGACTTGAACTCAA AGATGGCTCAAATGAAGATATGCCCATTGTTAATCTTACTCAACACATAAGCAGTGCCTTCTTTCCACGGTTCAG CCCAGATGGAAATTTCCTGGTGTTTTTAAGCGCAAGAAGTTCTGTGGATTCTGGGGCACATTGCGCTACAGAGTCGCTTCACAGAATTGATTGGCCAACCGATGTAAAGCTGTGGCCGTCTGCCAAAATCGTTGATGTG ATTCCTGTTGTGATGTGTGCTGATGATGGTTGCTTCCCGGGGCTGTACTTTTCAAGTGTCCTTAGCGATCCATGGCTTCCTGATGGGTGCACTATGATTATATCTTCCATATGGGGCAGCAGTCAAGTAATACTTTCTGTGAATGTGTTGAG TGGGGAAGTGTTACGTATCAGCCCTGCCGATTCGAATTTTTCATGGGATGTTCTTACACTGGATGGGAACAATATTGTTGCTG TGTCTAGCAGTCCAGTAGATGTTCCTCAAATCAAGTATGGTTGCATTGTTGAGAAAGCAAATAAGGCTGCTGCATGGAGTTGGTTAGACGTATCAAGTTCCAAATTTAAGTCCTCTGAGAAG GTTAAATCTTTGCTCTCATCTCTTCAGTTCAGTATAATGAAGATACCAGTCAAGGATGTTTCTGATGGCCTCACAAAAG GTGCTAGCAAACCTTTTGAAGCAATTTTTGTATCTTCCAACTCCAAGGAAAGTGATGCTTGTAATCCACTAATCGTTATTCTTCATGGAGGCCCGCATTCCGTCTTGATATCAAGCTTTTCAAAGTCCCTGgcatttctttcttcaattggATACAACTTATTGATTGTAAACTATAG AGGTTCATTGGGATTTGGTGAAGAAGCATTGCAATCTCTTCCAGGGAAAGTTGGGTCTCAG GATGTCAATGATGTACTCACAGCAATAGATCATGTAATTGACAAGGGACTGGCCAGTCCATCAAAAATAACTGTACTTGGTGGTTCCCATGGTGGCTTTCTGACAACCCACTTGATTGGCCAG GCGCCAGATAAGTTTGTTGCTGCAGCTGTGAGGAATCCTGTCTGTAACATTGCATTGATGGTTGGTACAACAGATATTCCTGATTGGTGCTATGTGGAGGCCTTTGGAATCAAGGGGAAATATAGCTTTACTGAAGCCCCTCCAGCTGAACAACTGACTCTCTTTCACAGCAAGTCTCCTATTTCACACCTCTCAAAG GTCAAAACAccaatcctttttcttttaggtGCTCAGGATCTCCGTGTTCCAGTTTCTAATGGATTGCAA TATGCCCGGGCCCTTAAAGAGAAAGGTGGTGTCGTTAAAGTCATTGTGTTTCCCAATGATGCTCATGGAATTGAAAG GCCACAATCTGACTTTGAAAGCTTTCTTAATATTGGGGTTTGGTTCAGGAAGTATTGTAAATGA
- the LOC132179760 gene encoding photosynthetic NDH subunit of subcomplex B 5, chloroplastic: MAVCSSLSVLSANSAPSLISDPLETRVRFLNLTKTLAPMPSKLCGNQCKNRRLTKLNRAGLTEIEPDLNEDPVDRWATNSVSSDDFKYGEYDGHHTYHEGEEKGTFWGLLAEEIAAAEPPTGFQGFISWLFLPAIAAGMFFHVPMVYLFIGAGLFTTIFTIIELDKPDQPHNFEPQIYNMERGARDKLIADYNTMSIWDFNEKYGDLWDFTVVKNDITKR; this comes from the exons ATGGCGGTGTGTTCTTCACTCTCAGTTCTCTCTGCCAATTCAGCCCCAAGTCTCATTTCCGATCCCTTAGAAACTAGGGTTAGGTTTTTGAACCTCACCAAAACACTAGCACCTATGCCCTCCAAATTGTGCGGAAACCAGTGCAAGAATCGCAGGCTCACGAAGTTAAACCGTGCTGGACTTACTGAGATCGAGCCCGATCTCAACGAAGACCCAGTTGACCGTTGGGCCACCAACAGTGTTTCATCT GACGATTTCAAGTACGGGGAGTATGATGGGCACCACACGTACCACGAAGGCGAAGAAAAAG GAACTTTTTGGGGACTACTAGCAGAAGAGATTGCAGCTGCAGAACCTCCTACGGGATTTCAGG GGTTTATTTCATGGCTCTTCCTCCCAGCGATTGCTGCTGGGATGTTCTTCCATGTCCCG ATGGTGTACTTGTTCATAGGAGCAGGCTTGTTTACGACAATATTTACCATAATTGAGCTGGATAAGCCAGATCAACCTCACAACTTCGAACCTCAAATATACAATATGGAGAGGGGAGCTCGTGACAAGTTGATAGCTGACTACAATACCATGAGCATATGGGACTTCAATGAGAAATATGGGGACCTCTGGGATTTCACTGTGGtaaagaatgacataacaaagAGATAG
- the LOC132177648 gene encoding acylamino-acid-releasing enzyme isoform X2, with protein MARLQCISTSYWCVNVKSNLFRPPFPLPISSRRLTLLRPTSLFSRLSASLAMDDSKSGPIKEMPLGLDAATEEEYASQSKLLQEFSSISNIDKAWIFKSDGGIGSQAMFSISQANLLANKRRKCIISAHISQETKGTVSFQWAPFPVEMTGVSTIVPSPSGSKLLVLRNPENESPSKFEIWGSSQLEKEFHIPQSVHGPVYTDGWFEGVSWNSDETLIAYVAEEPSPSKPTFNDLGYKKGGSTDKDCGSWKGQGDWEEDWGETYGGKRQPALFVININSGEVQAVKGIEKSLSVGQVVWAPSTKGACQYLVFVGWSSDTRKLGIKYCYNRPCALYAVRAPLFKSEASGLELKDGSNEDMPIVNLTQHISSAFFPRFSPDGNFLVFLSARSSVDSGAHCATESLHRIDWPTDVKLWPSAKIVDVIPVVMCADDGCFPGLYFSSVLSDPWLPDGCTMIISSIWGSSQVILSVNVLSGEVLRISPADSNFSWDVLTLDGNNIVAVSSSPVDVPQIKYGCIVEKANKAAAWSWLDVSSSKFKSSEKVKSLLSSLQFSIMKIPVKDVSDGLTKGASKPFEAIFVSSNSKESDACNPLIVILHGGPHSVLISSFSKSLAFLSSIGYNLLIVNYRGSLGFGEEALQSLPGKVGSQDVNDVLTAIDHVIDKGLASPSKITVLGGSHGGFLTTHLIGQAPDKFVAAAVRNPVCNIALMVGTTDIPDWCYVEAFGIKGKYSFTEAPPAEQLTLFHSKSPISHLSKVKTPILFLLGAQDLRVPVSNGLQYARALKEKGGVVKVIVFPNDAHGIERPQSDFESFLNIGVWFRKYCK; from the exons ATGGCCAGGTTGCAATGCATCAGTACCTCATATTGGTGCGTGAACGTTAAGTCAAACTTGTTTCGCCCTCCATTCCCTCTTCCTATCTCATCTCGTCGTCTCACTCTTCTAAGACCAACTTCTCTCTTCTCAAG ACTTTCAGCCTCTTTAGCCATGGATGATTCTAAATCTGGCCCAATAAAGGAAATGCCACTGGGATTAGATGCTGCAACGGAGGAAGAATATGCTTCACAATCTAAGCTACTTCAAGAGTTTTCTAGTATCTCCAACATTGACAAGGCATGGATTTTCAAGTCCGATGGTG GAATAGGTTCTCAGGCAATGTTTTCAATTAGCCAAGCAAATCTTTTGGCAAACAAGAGGAGGAAATGTATTATATCTGCTCATATATCTCAAGAAACTAAGGGTACAGTAAGCTTTCAATGGGCCCCATTTCCTGTTGAGATGACAGGAGTTTCTACAATTGTTCCATCACCATCAGGTTCAAAGCTTCTTGTACTTCGCAACCCTGAAAATGAGTCTCCttcgaaatttgaaatttggggTTCATCTCAGTTGGAAAAGGAGTTTCACATTCCTCAATCTGTTCATGGCCCAGTATATACTGATGGATG GTTTGAGGGGGTTTCTTGGAATTCTGATGAAACTCTTATTGCATATGTTGCTGAGGAACCGTCCCCCTCCAAGCCCACGTTTAATGACCTTGGCTACAAGAAAGGTGGTTCCACCGATAAGGATTGCGGCAGCTGGAAAGGTCAAGGGGATTGGGAGGAGGACTGGGGAGAAACCTATGGAGGAAAAAGGCAGCCTGCGCTTTTTGTCATCAATATTAACAG TGGAGAGGTACAGGCTGTTAAAGGAATTGAGAAGTCTTTGAGTGTTGGCCAAGTTGTGTGGGCTCCATCAACTAAAGGCGCGTGTCaatatttggtttttgttgggTGGTCGTCGGATACAAGAAAGCTTGGTATAAAGTACTGCTATAACAGGCCCTGTGCATTATATGCAGTTAGGGCACCGCTTTTTAAGTCAGAAGCCAGTGGACTTGAACTCAA AGATGGCTCAAATGAAGATATGCCCATTGTTAATCTTACTCAACACATAAGCAGTGCCTTCTTTCCACGGTTCAG CCCAGATGGAAATTTCCTGGTGTTTTTAAGCGCAAGAAGTTCTGTGGATTCTGGGGCACATTGCGCTACAGAGTCGCTTCACAGAATTGATTGGCCAACCGATGTAAAGCTGTGGCCGTCTGCCAAAATCGTTGATGTG ATTCCTGTTGTGATGTGTGCTGATGATGGTTGCTTCCCGGGGCTGTACTTTTCAAGTGTCCTTAGCGATCCATGGCTTCCTGATGGGTGCACTATGATTATATCTTCCATATGGGGCAGCAGTCAAGTAATACTTTCTGTGAATGTGTTGAG TGGGGAAGTGTTACGTATCAGCCCTGCCGATTCGAATTTTTCATGGGATGTTCTTACACTGGATGGGAACAATATTGTTGCTG TGTCTAGCAGTCCAGTAGATGTTCCTCAAATCAAGTATGGTTGCATTGTTGAGAAAGCAAATAAGGCTGCTGCATGGAGTTGGTTAGACGTATCAAGTTCCAAATTTAAGTCCTCTGAGAAG GTTAAATCTTTGCTCTCATCTCTTCAGTTCAGTATAATGAAGATACCAGTCAAGGATGTTTCTGATGGCCTCACAAAAG GTGCTAGCAAACCTTTTGAAGCAATTTTTGTATCTTCCAACTCCAAGGAAAGTGATGCTTGTAATCCACTAATCGTTATTCTTCATGGAGGCCCGCATTCCGTCTTGATATCAAGCTTTTCAAAGTCCCTGgcatttctttcttcaattggATACAACTTATTGATTGTAAACTATAG AGGTTCATTGGGATTTGGTGAAGAAGCATTGCAATCTCTTCCAGGGAAAGTTGGGTCTCAG GATGTCAATGATGTACTCACAGCAATAGATCATGTAATTGACAAGGGACTGGCCAGTCCATCAAAAATAACTGTACTTGGTGGTTCCCATGGTGGCTTTCTGACAACCCACTTGATTGGCCAG GCGCCAGATAAGTTTGTTGCTGCAGCTGTGAGGAATCCTGTCTGTAACATTGCATTGATGGTTGGTACAACAGATATTCCTGATTGGTGCTATGTGGAGGCCTTTGGAATCAAGGGGAAATATAGCTTTACTGAAGCCCCTCCAGCTGAACAACTGACTCTCTTTCACAGCAAGTCTCCTATTTCACACCTCTCAAAG GTCAAAACAccaatcctttttcttttaggtGCTCAGGATCTCCGTGTTCCAGTTTCTAATGGATTGCAA TATGCCCGGGCCCTTAAAGAGAAAGGTGGTGTCGTTAAAGTCATTGTGTTTCCCAATGATGCTCATGGAATTGAAAG GCCACAATCTGACTTTGAAAGCTTTCTTAATATTGGGGTTTGGTTCAGGAAGTATTGTAAATGA
- the LOC132178790 gene encoding CBL-interacting serine/threonine-protein kinase 7-like, whose translation MEAGVPPPPPPPPPPATTILGKYQLGRLLGRGSFAKVYQARSMVDDTAVAVKIIDKSKTVDAAMEPRIIREVMAMRRLEDHPNILKIHEVMATKTKIHLVVELATGGELFSKICRRGKLPEPSARRYFQQLVSALRFCHQNGVAHRDVKPQNLLLDKDGNLKVSDFGLSALPEQLENGLLHTACGTPAYTAPEVVCRRGGYDGSKADAWSCGVILYVFLAGYLPFDDSNLVAMYKKVHRRDYQFPAWVSKPARHVIFQLLDPNPSTRMSIEALMQHAWFKKSLQEKAESDKSLFRSATDCNKNDMLKSMTAFDIISLSSGLDLSGLFETTACERKEKRFTTRASGDRVMERVREVGGKLGYRVEEGKGGKNSLVGLGKGKVVMWVGVWEIAQGLVLVEVRVVEGGVEFEELNHWGDFKDGLQDILLACHGNDTVTVSNGGDG comes from the coding sequence ATGGAAGCAGGGGTCCCGccgccgccaccaccaccaccaccacccgcCACCACCATCCTCGGGAAGTACCAATTGGGTCGGCTACTGGGCCGGGGCAGCTTCGCCAAGGTCTACCAGGCCCGGTCCATGGTCGACGACACGGCCGTGGCAGTGAAGATCATCGACAAGTCCAAAACTGTCGATGCGGCAATGGAGCCTCGGATAATCCGAGAGGTCATGGCCATGCGCCGCCTCGAGGACCACCCAAACATCCTCAAAATCCACGAAGTCATGGCCACCAAGACGAAGATCCACCTCGTCGTCGAGCTCGCCACGGGGGGCGAGCTCTTCTCCAAGATCTGCCGCCGCGGCAAGCTTCCCGAGCCCTCCGCGCGCCGCTACTTCCAGCAGCTGGTCTCGGCGCTGCGCTTCTGCCACCAAAATGGCGTCGCGCACCGCGACGTCAAGCCCCAGAACCTGCTCTTGGACAAGGACGGTAACCTCAAGGTCTCGGACTTCGGGCTCTCGGCGCTCCCGGAGCAGCTCGAAAACGGCTTGCTACACACGGCGTGCGGGACGCCGGCTTACACGGCGCCCGAGGTCGTCTGCCGGCGCGGCGGATACGACGGCTCCAAAGCCGACGCCTGGTCCTGCGGGGTCATCCTCTACGTGTTTCTCGCGGGGTACCTCCCGTTCGATGATAGCAATCTCGTAGCCATGTACAAGAAGGTTCACCGCCGAGACTATCAGTTTCCGGCTTGGGTCTCCAAGCCGGCGCGTCACGTGATCTTTCAGCTCCTGGATCCGAACCCCAGTACGAGAATGAGCATCGAGGCGCTGATGCAACACGCGTGGTTCAAGAAGTCTCTGCAAGAAAAAGCCGAGAGCGACAAGAGTTTGTTCCGTTCAGCGACTGATTGCAACAAAAACGACATGTTGAAGAGCATGACCGCGTTCGACATAATATCGTTGTCGTCGGGGCTGGACCTGTCGGGGCTGTTCGAAACGACGGCGTGCGAGAGGAAGGAGAAGCGGTTTACGACGAGGGCTTCGGGGGATAGAGTGATGGAGAGAGTGAGGGAGGTGGGAGGGAAATTGGGGTACAGAGTGGAGGAAGGGAAGGGTGGGAAGAATAGCTTAGTGGGGTTGGGGAAAGGGAAGGTGGTTATGTGGGTCGGCGTTTGGGAGATTGCGCAAGGATTGGTGTTGGTGGAGGTTAGGGTGGTGGAGGGCGGGGTGGAGTTTGAGGAGCTCAATCACTGGGGGGATTTCAAGGATGGCCTTCAGGACATTTTGCTTGCTTGCCACGGCAACgatacggttacggttagcaatGGTGGAGACGGTTGA
- the LOC132176903 gene encoding pentatricopeptide repeat-containing protein At3g23020: MLVKFQHLDANCFHILGSSRNSPSTGVSVFPLDQVELNNKKHREQIVVECPNGEFKRVGGVHRQSHDRRTGVVHEPGVKKLSVVRNPDRKQRGSTWDSGRIVKRRNFEVELRSGGGNGLLEKVHSRCLTKWVNYGGCIPAILKALDTVEDLDEALRPWEDTIGNKERSIILKEQLSWVRALEIFEWFKRKGCYELNVIHYNIMLRILGKARKWSHVESLWDEMNVKGIAPINSTYGTLIDVYSKGGLKEQALLWLERMSNQGMEPDEVTMGTVMQLYKKAGEFRKAEDFFKKWSFSESLRHENASATTTAEVGSALQPRASLSSHTYNTLIDTFGKAGQLKEASETFAQMLKEGIAPNTVTFNTIIHICGNHGQLDEVASLIQKMEEVRCPPDTRTYNILIFLCARHDNINMAANYFAKMKEACLEPDLVSYRTLLYAYSIRHMVDQAEDLISEMDGRGLEIDEYTQSALTRMYIEAGMLEKSWLWFTRFHLSGRMSSECYSANIDAYGERGHILEAEKVFICCQEQKKLTVLLFNVMIKAYGIGKCYDRACELFDGMGGYGLVPDKCSYNSLIQILASGDMPHIAKPYLRRMQKAGLVSDCIPYCSVISGFVKLGQLEIAEELYQEMIRFNVQPDVIVYGVLINAFADAGSAKEAISYVDAMERAGLPGNTVIYNSLIKLYTKVGYLKEAEETYKMLQSLEEGPAIYSSNCMIHLYSERSMVKQAEEIFNSLKRKRDANEFTYSMMLCMYKRIGRFEEAIEIAKQMRELGVLTDLLSYNNVLGLYAMDGRFKEAVETFNEMIKAAIHPDNCTFKLLGVVLVKCGVPKQAVGKLEATMKKDAQSGLQAWMSTLSSVVGVDDYDDL; this comes from the coding sequence ATGCTTGTTAAGTTCCAACATTTAGATGCTAATTGCTTCCACATATTGGGTTCCTCAAGGAACTCACCCAGTACAGGAGTCTCAGTTTTTCCACTGGACCAAGTTGAGCTCAATAACAAGAAACACAGAGAACAGATAGTAGTTGAATGCCCCAATGGAGAATTCAAAAGGGTCGGTGGAGTTCACAGACAGTCCCATGATAGAAGAACTGGTGTTGTTCATGAACCTGGAGTGAAGAAACTGAGTGTGGTGAGAAACCCAGATAGAAAACAGAGAGGGAGCACTTGGGATAGCGGTAGAATCGTGAAAAGGAGGAATTTTGAGGTTGAGCTCAGGTCAGGGGGGGGAAATGGATTATTGGAGAAAGTGCATTCTAGATGTTTGACGAAATGGGTCAATTACGGTGGATGCATACCGGCTATATTGAAAGCATTGGATACGGTTGAGGATTTGGATGAGGCTTTGAGGCCATGGGAAGACACGATTGGTAACAAGGAAAGGAGCATAATTTTAAAGGAGCAGCTGAGTTGGGTGAGGGCCTTGGAGATTTTTGAGTGGTTCAAGAGAAAGGGTTGTTATGAATTGAATGTGATTCACTACAACATTATGCTTCGGATTCTTGGGAAAGCACGAAAGTGGAGCCATGTTGAGAGTTTGTGGGATGAGATGAATGTTAAAGGAATTGCACCAATAAATTCTACCTACGGAACTCTAATTGATGTTTATAGCAAAGGCGGGCTCAAGGAACAAGCACTTCTTTGGCTTGAGAGAATGAGCAACCAAGGGATGGAACCCGATGAGGTTACTATGGGGACTGTTATGCAGTTGTATAAGAAAGCAGGAGAGTTTCGAAAAGCCGAGGACTTTTTCAAGAAGTGGTCATTTAGTGAATCTTTGAGGCATGAGAATGCTAGTGCTACAACTACTGCTGAAGTGGGTAGTGCTTTGCAACCTCGTGCTAGTTTGAGCTCACATACGTATAATACATTGATAGACACATTTGGGAAGGCTGGGCAACTTAAAGAAGCATCTGAAACTTTTGCACAGATGCTCAAGGAAGGTATAGCTCCAAACACAGTGACTTTCAATACAATTATTCACATTTGTGGCAACCATGGCCAACTAGATGAGGTGGCCTCGCTGATTCAGAAAATGGAGGAGGTCCGATGCCCACCTGACACAAGAACATATAATATTCTCATTTTCCTCTGTGCTAGGCATGATAATATAAACATGGCAGCAAACTACTTTGCAAAGATGAAGGAGGCCTGCCTCGAGCCAGACCTTGTGAGTTACCGCACCCTCTTGTATGCATACTCCATAAGGCATATGGTTGACCAAGCTGAAGACCTGATATCAGAGATGGATGGAAGGGGTCTTGAGATTGATGAGTACACCCAATCAGCTCTGACTAGAATGTATATAGAAGCTGGAATGCTAGAGAAGTCATGGTTATGGTTCACGAGGTTTCATCTTTCCGGGAGAATGAGTTCTGAGTGCTATTCTGCTAATATTGATGCATATGGGGAGCGTGGCCATATTTTGGAAGCTGAAAAAGTTTTCATTTGTTGCCAAGAACAGAAGAAGCTGACTGTCCTTCTGTTCAATGTGATGATTAAAGCTTATGGGATAGGGAAGTGCTATGATAGAGCATGTGAATTGTTTGATGGTATGGGTGGCTATGGTTTAGTTCCAGACAAATGCAGCTATAATTCTTTAATACAAATTTTGGCTAGCGGCGACATGCCACACATAGCAAAACCCTATCTGAGGAGGATGCAGAAGGCAGGACTGGTAAGTGATTGCATCCCATATTGTTCTGTGATATCAGGCTTTGTAAAGTTAGGTCAATTGGAAATTGCAGAGGAACTATATCAGGAGATGATCAGATTTAATGTGCAGCCCGATGTAATTGTCTATGGGGTACTGATAAATGCTTTTGCCGATGCTGGAAGTGCTAAAGAAGCTATCAGTTATGTTGATGCAATGGAAAGGGCAGGTTTGCCTGGAAATACGGTTATATATAACTCCCTCATCAAGCTTTATACAAAAGTTGGCTACttgaaagaagcagaagaaacaTACAAAATGCTTCAATCATTAGAGGAGGGTCCGGCTATATATTCTTCGAATTGTATGATTCATCTTTATAGTGAGCGATCTATGGTTAAACAAGCAGAAGAGATTTTTAACAGCTTGAAGAGAAAGAGGGATGCAAATGAATTTACTTATTCAATGATGTTGTGCATGTATAAGAGAATTGGGAGGTTTGAGGAAGCCATTGAAATTGCAAAACAGATGAGAGAACTGGGAGTTCTAACCGATTTGTTGAGTTATAATAATGTGCTTGGGTTGTATGCAATGGATGGCAGATTCAAGGAGGCAGTGGAAACCTTCAATGAAATGATAAAGGCTGCTATTCATCCTGACAATTGTACATTCAAATTACTTGGAGTTGTTCTGGTGAAGTGTGGGGTTCCAAAGCAAGCTGTTGGCAAGCTGGAAGCAACTATGAAGAAGGATGCTCAGAGTGGTTTGCAGGCATGGATGTCAACTCTCTCATCTGTGGTTGGAGTGGATGATTATGATgacttataa